From a region of the Sulfuriferula plumbiphila genome:
- a CDS encoding urease accessory protein UreH domain-containing protein: protein MEFIDLWNPTHPGVAAALVTALLLGLVHGMVPDEHTWPITFSYAVGGYSTRKGLRAGLLFSLTFTMQRAIASELAWLGLSHWMQNDWLNQALFVPIGLLMAAGGWLMLRQRRAVHLHLIGQCHEDRFDDTSGTSRWTRMTGWMPALHGFVAGWGLGAFALILYTTLAPAMPSAAWGWLPGALFGLGTLIVQAVAGALFGRMAASRKLSPQAVRAVALTTAARTLLWGGAAYIAAGVLGLLFPSLAHWSINTGLHVHGLSHIDLPLVLAVVCVAGVGLGTFFTQTRALRAANPGG from the coding sequence ATGGAATTCATCGATCTGTGGAATCCCACCCACCCCGGCGTTGCTGCCGCACTGGTCACCGCATTACTGCTGGGCCTTGTCCACGGCATGGTGCCGGACGAGCATACCTGGCCCATCACTTTCAGCTATGCGGTCGGCGGCTACTCCACCCGCAAAGGTCTGCGTGCCGGGCTGCTGTTCTCGCTGACTTTCACCATGCAGCGCGCGATCGCCAGCGAATTGGCGTGGCTGGGTCTGTCGCACTGGATGCAGAATGACTGGTTGAACCAGGCCCTGTTCGTGCCCATTGGTCTGTTGATGGCGGCGGGCGGCTGGCTGATGCTGCGCCAGCGTCGTGCCGTGCACCTGCACCTTATCGGTCAGTGCCATGAAGATCGCTTTGACGACACGTCCGGAACATCTCGCTGGACGCGCATGACCGGCTGGATGCCGGCGCTGCACGGCTTTGTCGCCGGCTGGGGCTTGGGTGCCTTTGCCCTCATTCTCTACACCACCCTGGCACCCGCTATGCCCAGCGCCGCCTGGGGCTGGTTACCCGGCGCCCTATTCGGGCTGGGTACCCTGATAGTGCAAGCAGTAGCGGGCGCCTTGTTCGGTCGTATGGCAGCCAGCCGCAAGCTTTCTCCCCAGGCAGTACGTGCGGTGGCGCTGACAACAGCCGCGCGCACCCTGCTGTGGGGCGGCGCCGCCTATATCGCGGCGGGGGTGTTGGGCCTGCTGTTCCCCAGCCTGGCTCACTGGAGCATCAACACGGGCCTCCATGTGCATGGCCTGTCCCACATCGATCTGCCGCTGGTGCTGGCGGTGGTGTGCGTGGCGGGCGTGGGACTGGGCACGTTTTTCACCCAGACCCGGGCCTTGCGCGCGGCAAACCCCGGTGGCTGA
- a CDS encoding DUF4398 domain-containing protein encodes MSGFTPKFKPVSQAGLHKAAFEIQLSGSRTMMRKPSKLKLQPMLNRTGVPALITAIVIMMAGCASVPPPTAQMAVSQAAVDRASSADANEFAPVELQSAKDKLARAERAMVQENYELAQQLAEEAQVDAKLAEAKSQSATARKAAKDSQEAIRVLREEINRKTQ; translated from the coding sequence ATGTCTGGTTTTACGCCTAAATTCAAGCCAGTCAGCCAGGCTGGCCTGCATAAAGCCGCATTCGAAATTCAACTGTCAGGATCCAGAACAATGATGAGAAAACCTTCCAAACTCAAATTGCAGCCAATGCTGAACAGGACCGGTGTTCCGGCGCTGATCACCGCTATCGTGATCATGATGGCCGGTTGTGCAAGTGTGCCGCCGCCAACAGCGCAGATGGCGGTTTCACAGGCTGCTGTAGACCGTGCCAGCAGTGCTGATGCCAATGAATTTGCACCTGTGGAACTGCAATCCGCAAAGGACAAGCTGGCCCGTGCCGAGCGGGCAATGGTCCAGGAGAATTATGAGCTTGCCCAGCAATTGGCCGAAGAAGCGCAGGTTGATGCCAAGCTCGCTGAAGCAAAAAGTCAATCAGCCACAGCCCGGAAAGCCGCCAAAGATTCACAGGAAGCCATTCGTGTACTGCGCGAAGAGATCAACCGCAAGACCCAATAA
- a CDS encoding OmpA family protein — translation MKKNRFFPLALIAVAVFAGCSSMPQSATLDEARSKYSDAQANPQVTKLAPVELKEAGEALDRANAAQSKREDRNVVDNLAYLAKQKIAIAQETAKRKSAELAVANAASERNRVLLQARTIEADQARQQAAIAQQGTDQKTAELAVANAVTERQRLNLEARTAEAGQAQQQAALAHASAEQDKARLEALQTQLNDLHAKKTARGMVITLGDVLFDTNKAQLKSGSMRNVQKLADFLRQYQQRKVLIEGFTDSTGSNSRNQALSEQRANAVRTALIDMGTSSDRIGTRGYGESYPIAGNNNAAGRQLNRRVEIVLSDEGGNIAPR, via the coding sequence ATGAAAAAAAATCGTTTCTTCCCCCTTGCACTGATTGCAGTTGCCGTATTCGCCGGTTGCAGTTCCATGCCACAAAGCGCGACTTTGGATGAAGCCCGCAGCAAGTACAGCGATGCCCAGGCCAACCCGCAAGTTACCAAACTTGCGCCAGTTGAACTGAAGGAAGCCGGTGAGGCGCTAGACCGCGCCAATGCAGCTCAGAGCAAGCGAGAAGATCGCAATGTTGTAGACAATCTGGCTTATCTGGCCAAACAAAAAATCGCAATCGCACAAGAAACCGCTAAACGGAAAAGTGCTGAATTGGCAGTTGCCAATGCCGCTTCCGAACGTAACAGGGTATTGCTTCAGGCGCGCACCATAGAAGCGGATCAAGCCAGGCAGCAAGCGGCTATCGCGCAGCAGGGCACGGATCAGAAAACGGCTGAGCTGGCAGTTGCCAATGCCGTTACGGAACGCCAAAGGCTTAACCTTGAGGCGAGAACGGCAGAAGCCGGGCAGGCCCAGCAGCAGGCGGCTCTCGCGCACGCAAGCGCAGAACAGGACAAAGCCCGCCTGGAGGCACTGCAGACGCAACTGAATGACCTGCATGCCAAGAAAACAGCACGCGGCATGGTGATCACGCTCGGCGATGTCTTGTTCGATACCAACAAGGCGCAACTTAAATCGGGCAGCATGCGCAACGTGCAAAAGTTGGCTGATTTTCTCAGGCAATACCAGCAACGCAAGGTGTTGATCGAAGGCTTCACCGACAGTACGGGCAGCAACAGCCGTAATCAGGCACTCTCTGAGCAGCGCGCCAATGCCGTACGCACCGCATTGATCGACATGGGTACCAGTAGTGATCGTATTGGCACGCGCGGCTATGGCGAATCTTATCCGATTGCCGGCAACAACAACGCTGCTGGTCGTCAACTGAATCGTCGTGTGGAAATTGTCCTGTCCGACGAGGGTGGCAATATCGCGCCACGCTGA
- a CDS encoding DUF3309 domain-containing protein encodes MLGTILLVVVILMLIGAFPSWPHSRGWGYGPSGGLGLILVILIILLLLGRI; translated from the coding sequence ATGTTAGGAACAATCCTGTTGGTTGTGGTGATCCTGATGCTGATTGGAGCATTTCCAAGCTGGCCACACAGCAGGGGGTGGGGGTACGGTCCGAGCGGAGGATTGGGGTTGATATTGGTGATCCTGATCATCCTGCTGCTGCTGGGACGAATATAA
- a CDS encoding BON domain-containing protein: MKLFKFFSAFFLSVVLVSFMGCASTHTQESTGAYIDDSVITTKVKAAIFNEPTLKSTEINVETFKGVVQLSGFVNSQADINKAVEVARNVKGVRSVKNDMRLK, translated from the coding sequence ATGAAATTATTTAAATTTTTTTCCGCATTTTTCCTGAGTGTTGTGTTGGTGTCTTTCATGGGATGCGCGTCTACCCATACGCAGGAGAGCACCGGTGCCTATATTGACGACAGCGTCATAACTACCAAGGTTAAGGCAGCCATTTTCAATGAACCCACTCTCAAATCAACTGAAATCAATGTTGAAACGTTCAAGGGCGTGGTTCAGTTGAGCGGTTTCGTGAACTCACAGGCAGACATCAACAAGGCGGTTGAGGTGGCACGCAACGTCAAGGGCGTGCGCTCCGTCAAGAATGACATGCGCCTCAAATAA
- a CDS encoding Thivi_2564 family membrane protein, with product MMPLIQLVIVLVVVGVVLWLINTYIPMEATIKKILNVVVIIAVILWLLSVFGVLGSLSGVRIGR from the coding sequence ATGATGCCATTAATTCAATTAGTGATTGTGCTGGTTGTCGTTGGGGTGGTTCTCTGGCTGATCAATACCTACATACCGATGGAAGCCACTATCAAGAAAATCTTGAATGTGGTGGTGATCATTGCGGTAATCCTTTGGCTGTTGAGCGTTTTCGGAGTGCTGGGTTCCCTCTCGGGGGTTCGTATTGGACGGTAA